The genomic DNA CATTTAAATCCCATATTTTCTCTTCCAAAATGTCCATAACAAGCTGTTGCAAGATATTGAGGGCGAAGTAGATTTAGTTGTTCTATTATTTTGCGAGGACGAAAATCAAAAACTTTCTTCACTGCCTCTAAAAGTTTTTCATCAGGAACCACTCCTGTTCCAAAGGAATCAATGTATATTGAGACTGGGTCCTCTAATCCAATCGCATAAGCTATTTGTATCTCTACTTTCTCTGCAAGAGAAGCAGCAACAATATTCTTAGCAACATACCTTGCCATATAAGCTCCAGAACGATCTACCTTTGTTGGATCCTTACCGGAAAAACAACCTCCTCCGTGTCTTCCAATACCTCCATAAGTGTCTACCATAATTTTCCTACCAGTTACCCCTGTGTCAGCTTGAGGACCACCTATAACAAATCTACCTGTAGGGTTAACAAGATACTTAGTTTTATCATCCAGAAATTCTTCTGGTATAGTTGGTTTTATCACTTCTTCTATCAAATATTCCTTAAGCTGAGAAATCTCTATCTGTGGATCACACTGGGAAGAAATTAAAACTGTATCCACCCTTCTTGGAATCCCATCCTCATATTCTACAGAAACTTGAGATTTCCCATCCGGTCTTAAAAAATGATTTTCTTCGGATTTTCTCTTTTCTGCAAGCTTCATAACCAATTTGTGCGCTAACATAATTGGAAGGGGCATCAATTCTTTTGTTTCTTTTGTGGCGTATCCAAACATCATTCCCTGATCCCCAGCCCCTCCTCTATCTACTCCTAATGCAATATCAGAAGATTGTTCCTGAATCATTGTAAGAATCCCACAAGTCTCGTAAGTAAAATGATAATCTGTCTTGGTATATCCAATCTCTTTAAGAATATTTCTAACAAGCTCAGGAACATCAACATAAATTGATGTTGTCATTTCACCTGCAACTATAACAACTCCTCTTGATGTTAATGTTTCAATCGCAGTGCGTGCTCTTTCAGGTGTGGGATCATTCTTATAAACCTCATCTAAAACAGCATCTGAGATCTGATCACAGATCTTATCAGGATGTCCTTCTGTAACAGATTCACTTGTTATTATCTTTTTCACTTCCTCACTCCTTTCCTGCAATTATAGAATTTGAACTACTTATAATTTTACCTTTTATATTTACAATAACGGTATCATCACCTATTATTGAATCAAAAATATCTGAATTTGAGATTCTAACTCTATTCCCAATAATAGAATTTTTAACTGTTGATCTTTCTATTACTGAATTTTCTCCTAAAGTCACAAAAGGACCTATAATTGAATCTTTTACCAAAGAGGAGGGACTAATATATGAAAAATTTTCTATTCTTTCTTCATTCTCAAACCAACTAGGATAATCCTTTAAAATTTCCATATTTGTTTGAAGAAGTCCGGGAATACTTCCACAATCATACCACTTTTTAACAGGAAATTTTTTAATCTTAATTTTTCCTTTAGTTATCATAAGCTTAAGAGCGTCTGTCAATTGATATTCTCCTTTTGTTTTCATACTTTTTTCAATCACAATATTAAGATATTTATATAAAAGCTCCCATTTCTTTATATAATAAATACCTGCTACAGCAAGACTTGAGGAAGGAGTTTCCGGCTTCTCTTCTAAATTTACAATAAAGTCTCCTTCTACTTCTACAATCCCAAATCTCCTTGGATCCTCCACTTCTTTCACTCCCACAAAATTTTCTTCTTCCTTTTTAATTCCCTTCCAATCAAAATCAAAAATGGAATCCCCTAAGTAAATTAAAACATCCTCTTCAAATGGGATCAATTTTCCTACTTTCCAAATGGCGTGAGCCAATCCCTTTGGTTCCTCTTGAGTTACCCATTCAATTGGTAATTTTTTATAGTTATTCTTAACCCACTCTTTAATCAATTCATCTTTATAGCCTACCACAAGAATTATTCTATCTGGAGAGAGCTCAGAAATTGACTTAAATATCCAACCGAGCACAGTCCTCCCCCCACAAGGAATAAGAGCCTTAGGAGTGTTAAAAGAAATTGGTCTAAGTCTTATACCACGACCTGCAACTGGAATAATAACTGTCATTCGGCTAACCTTCTTTTTAGCTCTTGTATTCTTTTAACAGGAAGAGGATCCACTCTGTAATTACCTGCAAGATAAAAAGAAAGATAGTCTCCTTTCTGAATAAGAGAGAAAATCTTCGCAAGAAGAGATTTCCCTTCTGCATACACATCCATAATCTCCCCTGCAAATTCTTCAATTAGCTCTCTTGTGATTTCTATTCTTTTCTTTATTCTTTCTTCCTCTTCTCTATCTCTTAAGATAAAGATAAAAATTCTTTTCAAAATCTCCTTAGGATTTTCCCAACCTACAATCTCATTATGATCCAACTCTGGGAAAGGAGCAAAATGGGCGAGACACTTTGAATTCTCATTAAGCTGAGTGCACCATCTCCTCGCAACAGGAGTAAAAAGAGGATTTGTATAAACAAAAGGGAGTTTCTCTTTTACCTTTCCGCTCACTTCTTCAGCCCACACCTTTGCAGTCTCATTATTTTCCGAAAGAACTTTTACAACTTCATCGATATTTTCTTTTTTAATTTTAATTATATTAGATTTTCTTAAAACTTCTAAGATAGGAAAGAATAAATAAGCAATGGCTCCTCTTGGAGGATAACCCTTAGGTATTATTATAAGTGGTAGTTTTTTCTCCTTTGCAAGATCTTCTAAAATTCCATTGCTTGTCACACACAAAATCTTGGCTTTATTTTCTGCTTTATGAAAAAGAGAAATGGTTTCTTCTGTATTTCCCGAATAACTTACTATAATCATTAGAGTTTTTTTATCTACAAATTGAGGTAACTCATAATCTCGAACAAGAGTAAATGGGACCTTAGAATACATTTCGGAAAGCTTTAGAAGAATTTCTCCTCCTATAGAAGAACCTCCCATTCCTCCAATACAAACATTTTTTATTCCCTTCCATTCAAAATCCAAAGAAGAACCAATCTCCACTGCCTCCTTAATCTGCTCAGGTAAATCTTCAATTATTTCAATCATTTTCAACCTCCACTAATATGTTCTTAAATGATGGAAATCTTCTAAGAATTTCTTCCTTCAACATTTCCCTTACTTCCCTTGCGGATTTTTTCCCTTCTATATTTTTTAACAATTCTTTACATTCTTTCAAACTTAACCCTCTTATAACTTCTTTAACCTGAGGAATAAAAGCAAGGGGTAAGGAAAGTTCATCTACCTCCATACCTAAAAGAATAGGCAAAGCCACTAAATCACTAGCCACATCTCCACAGACTCCTACCCATTTATTATTATGATGTGCCTTTTCTACTGTCATTTTCATTAGAGTAATAACAGCAGGATCAAGCTGGTCAAAGAGATACGAAATTTTCTTATTACCTCTATCAACCGCAAGAGTATATTGAGTAAGGTCATTAGTTCCTAAAGAAAAAAAATCTACAACTTCAGAAAAGAAATCAGCCATTAAAGGCACTGAAGGTATTTCAACCATTGCTCCAATCTCAATATTCTCATCAAACAAAATCCCCTCTTCCTTAAGCTCCTTTTTTATTTTCTCAGTAAGTTCTCTCACTCTCAAAATTTCCTCTATCTGCGAAACCATTGGAATAAGAATTCTAACATTTCCTTTAGCTGAAGCTCTAAGCATTGCTCTCAATTGAGCTCTAAAAATTTCCTCGTTTGAGAGAGTAAAACGGATACCTCTCCATCCCAAAAAAGGATTTTCCTCTTGCATCTTCATCTTAAAAACCTTATCTCCTCCAAGATCTAAGGTTCTCATTATAACATAATCAGGAAAAACACTCTCTGCGATCTTTACATAAAAATTATATTGTTCCTCTTCAGAGGGAATCCCTTTAGAAGTAAGAAAAAGATACTCGGTCCGTAAAAGTCCAACCCCTTTCGCTCCGTATTCTTTAATTAAAGGAATCTCTACAGGTAGTTCAATATTTGCAGAAATATCAATAGAAAAACCATCTATGGTAGTCGCAGGAAGAAACTTTTTCTCCAAAAATTCTTTTTGAATTGCAATAGCTTCTTCTCTTTTCCTCTCAAATCTTCTTTTTGTGTCCTCGTCAGGCCTAATAATTACAACCCCACTTATTCCATCAACTATTATCTCATCCCCTGTTTCAATCTCATTAGTAATTCCATTGGCTCCAACAACAGTTGAAACACCGAGTGCTTCTGCAAGAATGACAAAATGGGAAGTTCTTCCTCCTCCCTCGCTTACAATACCCTTAACACCTAACTTACTCAATTCCAAAACACTCGAGGCGGTAAAACTCTCAGCAACTCCAATCTCCCCAAACTCTTCTAAACTTGCGTCCTCTTCTTCTCTTAAATTTCTTAACAATCTACTTATAACATCTTTAACATCCGAGTATCTTTCCGCTATGTAACTATTAGGAATATTAAGGAAATCCTTCTCCAAACCTTTGGCAAAATTAATTATTGCTTCCTCAGCCGACTCTTTCCCATTCCTCATTCTTTTCTCTACAGAATTCAAGAAAAGTGGATCTTGTAAAAAAAGGAGCTGAACATCTATCAGTCTTGGAGTTTGGACGTCCTTCATCTTTTTTAATTCAAGTTTCAATTTTCTAAGTTGCCTTAAAGATAGACATCTTGCTTTCTCAAAAAGTTTTATTTCTTCCTCAATCTTTCCCTTTTTCCTTTTAGAAGATAAGATAATTTCCTTAGGGGTATATAAAAAAGCTTTCCCCATTGCAATAGAAGGAGAAACACCAATTCCTCTAATTATTTTATTCTTCATCAAATTTCCTCTTTTCTATTAATTCAACCAAAGCTTTTACTGCTTCTTCTTCATCTTTACCATTTGCAATAATCTTTATTTTATCTCCCTCCTCGGAAGCTAACATTAAAACCCCCATAATACTTTTTGCATTAACTCTAACATTATCTTTCTCCAATTCTATATGAGAGTCAAACTTTGAAGCAAGCTTAACAATCATTGAAGCAGGCCTTGCATGAATTCCTAAGGAATTGAGAATCTTAACTTCTTTTTCTAACATCATTAAATCTTCTAACAGAGGTGCGATAATATAGAAATAATAGTTTTCCTAAGATCCTTCCTTGCAACCACCATATCAATAAGTCCATGCTCTAACATAAACTCTGCTCTTTGAAACCCTTCTGGTAATTCTTTTTTTATTGTCTGCTTTATCACTCTTGGCCCTGCAAAGCCTATAAGAGCCCCAGGTTCTGCAATCACAATATCTCCTAAAGAAGCGTAAGAAGCTAAAACCCCTGCAGTTGTAGGATTAGTAAGAATAGAAATATATGGAGTTTTCAACTTGTTAAGCGCAGTTGCAGTCTTTGCCATTTGCATAAGAGAGAGAATACCTTCTTGCATTCTTGCTCCTCCAGAAGCGTTTACAGTCAAAAGAGGTAAATTAGACTTACTCGCTCTTTCAATAGCTCTTTTTACTCTCTCCCCAACAACTGAACCCATCGAACCCCCAATAAAAGAAAACTCCATAAAAACAATCTCAATATCTCTCCCATCAATTTTCGCTTCACCTGCAACAACAGCTTCAGTTAGAGAAGTTTGTTCCATTGCTTCTTTAAGTTTTTTCTTATAACCTTTAAATTTAAGAGGATCTGCGGTTCTAAGGTTTTCATCAAAAATTTTAAACGTTCCAGGGTCGAGAAGTAAGTCTCTATAAAAAAAGTTACTAACCTTAAAGTGAAAATTGCATTTAGAGCACACCATTAAATTTTTTTCCACTTCCTTTTTATAAAGGATTTCTCCGCAAGATTCGCACTTTAACCACAAGCCGTCAGGGACTTCTCTCTTCCTTCTCCCTTTATCTTCCTCTTTATTCAATAAGTTAATCATCTTCTAAATAAAAAATTTTATGCCGGAGGTCGGATTTGAACCGACACGGAGAGAAAAATCTCCACCGGATTTTAAGTCCGATGCGTCTACCAGTTCCGCCACTCCGGCTACCCAATTTAATTTTACCTTATAAAGCTTATATGTCAAGCCCTCTTCAACTCTTTTTCTAACTTACGTTTAATCTGCTTTAACTCTTTTTTTCTCTCTTTTACATTAAGCATTTCTTCCAAAACATTTATATTCAAGGCTATCTCAACATTTGTTTTAGCTTCTTCTAACTCCCCAAGTTCTAAAAGAATTTTAATTTTATAATAATAAGCTTCAAACTTAGAAAAATTGTTATAAGAGGAAATTTCAATTAGTTTCTCTGCAACCTTTAGAGCTCTTTCATAATCCTTTTTCCCGTATAATGCTTTCAAAAATGGCCAATTAAAAGTTCGAGAAGAAGGATAAGAATCAAGTAGAGGCTTAAGCATTAAAATTGCTTGGTCATAATCTTTTTCTCTAATACAAATGTTAGCATAAGCCACTATTGAATAATGGGAGACAAACTTTCCCTTTGAAATGGCTTTTTCTATCATTGTAAGAGCTTTCTCTTTATTCTCCTTCACTAAAGGGAATTTCCCTTTTATATATTCCCAACCTCCAAGTCCCAAATAAACATCATAAAGAGTAGAATCGATTTCTTTTGCCTTCTCAAGATAATAAACTCCAGGATTAAGTAAGAAAATAGATCCGAGATAATCCTCCTTCATAACATAGTAAAAAACTTTCAAAGTATAACTTCCCCCTATAAAAAAATATCCCCACGGATCAAGAGGATTCTTCTTAACCCACTTCTTTGCTTTAGTTATTGTCGAATCCGCATAGGTAAATATCTTTGTCTCAAGAGAAGGCTCCCCCAAATCAACCCACATCATTTCATAAAGAGAAGCCAGTAAAAAATAAGGAGCAGGGTTTTCTTTTTCCTGTCTTTTCGCAAAAGTTATAAGAGATTCTGCTCTAATAAAGTCTTCTACATAAGAACATTCAACAGCTTTAATTAGTAAAGAATCAACTAAAGGAGAAAAAGAAAAAAATAAAAGTGTCAACATAACTTAGAAATTCCTATCTTCTCCACTAAAGAGTGCAGGATAATTAAGATTAAATCTCTTCTTATAATAAATCTTTTCTATTCCTAAGATAAAAACAAAAAGAGGAATTATCCAAGGAGTTAGAAAGAAAACCTCAAGAGTCAATATAAAAGGGACAACTCTAAAAGAAAAAAGAATGGATTTCTTTGTGGATCTTATATAAGCAAACAAAAATATTGGAAATGCCAAACTCGCTCCAATAAGACAAATAAAATCTTTCAAGGCTATTGAGAAAAATATGGCGATTAAATCAAAAAATATCCCTAACAAAAGAGTCCTCTTCTTCCCTAAGAAAACTCCTGTTGTAATTTTCCCCTCTCTCTTATCTCCTTCTATATCTGGAATAGTTGTATTAACAAAAACCCCAGCCACTGCAAAAAAATAAGGAATAGAAGAGATCAACATCTTTTGAGAGAAATCCCTTACTGAAAGCCAACCAACTGTAAAGGCAAGAACTCCATATCCTAAAGAATTCCATAAAATATCCAAAAATGGCTTTCCTTTCGTCTCAAAAGGAGGAAGAGAATAAGTAATTCCTAAAATAAAAGAAATTAAAAAAACCATAAAAATCTCAAAATTTAGAAATAAAGCTCCAAAAATAGAGAAAATAAATAATCCTATCATTTCTAAAACTGCAAACCGAATCGGAATTAACTCCAAAGACAACAAAAACAATTTTTCATTTCTTTTATCCGACTCTCTATCAATGATTTGATTAAAAATATAAATTCCTCCCATTAGCATTGTATAAAGAATAAAAATTATAATGGCTCTAAAAGAAAAATTCCCTCCTCCAAAATGAGCTCCAAGAAGAAAAAAAATCCAAACAGGAAGAAAAAGAGTGGGGCGAAGTAACATAAAGTAATCCATAGGAAGGATTATAAAATAGAAAATCTCAAAGTCAAGGTTTTTAAATTATAAGCTCTTCTCTATATCCTAATATACCTAGATCTCCAAATATTTAAAATCTCCTCCTCTTAGTAATACCAGCACAACCTTAAA from candidate division WOR-3 bacterium includes the following:
- the metK gene encoding methionine adenosyltransferase, encoding MKKIITSESVTEGHPDKICDQISDAVLDEVYKNDPTPERARTAIETLTSRGVVIVAGEMTTSIYVDVPELVRNILKEIGYTKTDYHFTYETCGILTMIQEQSSDIALGVDRGGAGDQGMMFGYATKETKELMPLPIMLAHKLVMKLAEKRKSEENHFLRPDGKSQVSVEYEDGIPRRVDTVLISSQCDPQIEISQLKEYLIEEVIKPTIPEEFLDDKTKYLVNPTGRFVIGGPQADTGVTGRKIMVDTYGGIGRHGGGCFSGKDPTKVDRSGAYMARYVAKNIVAASLAEKVEIQIAYAIGLEDPVSIYIDSFGTGVVPDEKLLEAVKKVFDFRPRKIIEQLNLLRPQYLATACYGHFGRENMGFKWEETDKAEDLLEEVNR
- a CDS encoding sugar phosphate nucleotidyltransferase, whose protein sequence is MTVIIPVAGRGIRLRPISFNTPKALIPCGGRTVLGWIFKSISELSPDRIILVVGYKDELIKEWVKNNYKKLPIEWVTQEEPKGLAHAIWKVGKLIPFEEDVLIYLGDSIFDFDWKGIKKEEENFVGVKEVEDPRRFGIVEVEGDFIVNLEEKPETPSSSLAVAGIYYIKKWELLYKYLNIVIEKSMKTKGEYQLTDALKLMITKGKIKIKKFPVKKWYDCGSIPGLLQTNMEILKDYPSWFENEERIENFSYISPSSLVKDSIIGPFVTLGENSVIERSTVKNSIIGNRVRISNSDIFDSIIGDDTVIVNIKGKIISSSNSIIAGKE
- a CDS encoding bifunctional phosphoglucose/phosphomannose isomerase, with the protein product MIEIIEDLPEQIKEAVEIGSSLDFEWKGIKNVCIGGMGGSSIGGEILLKLSEMYSKVPFTLVRDYELPQFVDKKTLMIIVSYSGNTEETISLFHKAENKAKILCVTSNGILEDLAKEKKLPLIIIPKGYPPRGAIAYLFFPILEVLRKSNIIKIKKENIDEVVKVLSENNETAKVWAEEVSGKVKEKLPFVYTNPLFTPVARRWCTQLNENSKCLAHFAPFPELDHNEIVGWENPKEILKRIFIFILRDREEEERIKKRIEITRELIEEFAGEIMDVYAEGKSLLAKIFSLIQKGDYLSFYLAGNYRVDPLPVKRIQELKRRLAE
- the ptsP gene encoding phosphoenolpyruvate--protein phosphotransferase — protein: MKNKIIRGIGVSPSIAMGKAFLYTPKEIILSSKRKKGKIEEEIKLFEKARCLSLRQLRKLKLELKKMKDVQTPRLIDVQLLFLQDPLFLNSVEKRMRNGKESAEEAIINFAKGLEKDFLNIPNSYIAERYSDVKDVISRLLRNLREEEDASLEEFGEIGVAESFTASSVLELSKLGVKGIVSEGGGRTSHFVILAEALGVSTVVGANGITNEIETGDEIIVDGISGVVIIRPDEDTKRRFERKREEAIAIQKEFLEKKFLPATTIDGFSIDISANIELPVEIPLIKEYGAKGVGLLRTEYLFLTSKGIPSEEEQYNFYVKIAESVFPDYVIMRTLDLGGDKVFKMKMQEENPFLGWRGIRFTLSNEEIFRAQLRAMLRASAKGNVRILIPMVSQIEEILRVRELTEKIKKELKEEGILFDENIEIGAMVEIPSVPLMADFFSEVVDFFSLGTNDLTQYTLAVDRGNKKISYLFDQLDPAVITLMKMTVEKAHHNNKWVGVCGDVASDLVALPILLGMEVDELSLPLAFIPQVKEVIRGLSLKECKELLKNIEGKKSAREVREMLKEEILRRFPSFKNILVEVEND
- a CDS encoding HPr family phosphocarrier protein — encoded protein: MLEKEVKILNSLGIHARPASMIVKLASKFDSHIELEKDNVRVNAKSIMGVLMLASEEGDKIKIIANGKDEEEAVKALVELIEKRKFDEE
- the accD gene encoding acetyl-CoA carboxylase, carboxyltransferase subunit beta — protein: MINLLNKEEDKGRRKREVPDGLWLKCESCGEILYKKEVEKNLMVCSKCNFHFKVSNFFYRDLLLDPGTFKIFDENLRTADPLKFKGYKKKLKEAMEQTSLTEAVVAGEAKIDGRDIEIVFMEFSFIGGSMGSVVGERVKRAIERASKSNLPLLTVNASGGARMQEGILSLMQMAKTATALNKLKTPYISILTNPTTAGVLASYASLGDIVIAEPGALIGFAGPRVIKQTIKKELPEGFQRAEFMLEHGLIDMVVARKDLRKTIISILSHLC
- a CDS encoding UbiA family prenyltransferase, with the translated sequence MDYFMLLRPTLFLPVWIFFLLGAHFGGGNFSFRAIIIFILYTMLMGGIYIFNQIIDRESDKRNEKLFLLSLELIPIRFAVLEMIGLFIFSIFGALFLNFEIFMVFLISFILGITYSLPPFETKGKPFLDILWNSLGYGVLAFTVGWLSVRDFSQKMLISSIPYFFAVAGVFVNTTIPDIEGDKREGKITTGVFLGKKRTLLLGIFFDLIAIFFSIALKDFICLIGASLAFPIFLFAYIRSTKKSILFSFRVVPFILTLEVFFLTPWIIPLFVFILGIEKIYYKKRFNLNYPALFSGEDRNF